The proteins below come from a single Mugil cephalus isolate CIBA_MC_2020 chromosome 7, CIBA_Mcephalus_1.1, whole genome shotgun sequence genomic window:
- the kif2c gene encoding kinesin-like protein KIF2C isoform X1 has translation MATSLSRLLVGLSVQISRSDGRVHLATVKSVDSVKSTVMVEWQERDIGRGKEVELSELCILNPELLDHINAANNKAADPPPPVQDKKYEGRLRSSRIPAPATSSAPAVQTAEESVTRTQARQTCMFEGSASGLAPFTSTESPPTNPETIRPDLAPSSERSSSENPNQRRKKNTTKPALTLPFAREAMKENSEPEKMPPPPPPAIGRRKSVAPQELNKGNKRLSCVAKPPDMQTKRGKFGEASRPNQKFYEMIQDFRETLEVTPMSASDLIEPRRICVCVRKRPLNKQEVNKKEIDVVSVPGKGVLLVHEPKHKVDLTKYLDNQVFYFDYSFDETSTNDMVYRFTAKPLVQSIFEGSMATCFAYGQTGSGKTHTMGGDFTGKQQNSAKGIYALAAQDVFTYLNHRKYANLDLSAYVSFFEIYNGKVYDLLNKKAKLRVLEDDRQQVQVVGLEEVCVSSAEEVIKMIQMGSACRTSGQTSANANSSRSHAVLQIVLRRNNRATTLHGKFSLVDLAGNERGTDVSSNDRSTLVETAEINRSLLALKECIRSLGKNSDHIPFRMSTLTKVLRDSFIGENSKTCMIAMLSPGMASCEYTMNTLRYADRVKELNGSSKTSGAPKAQEQLSSSSDEESVDTSVYDTISQVAELEENVYAQLKRSGELANAMDQTSYNIETGLPELLDHSRKLLDTVLALQERMMRLDH, from the exons ATGGCAACCAGTCTGTCCAGACTTCTGGTTGGACTTTCTGTCCAGATAAGTCGCAGTGATG GTCGAGTCCATTTGGCCACAGTGAAATCCGTCGATTCTGTAAAGTCTACGGTTATGGTGGAGTGGCAGGAGAGGGACATAGGCAGAGGAAAGGAG GTTGAATTGTCGGAGTTGTGTATACTCAATCCGGAGCTTTTGGATCATATAAATGCAGCCAATAATAAAGCTGCAGACCCACCCCCTCCTGTCCAAGACAAG AAGTATGAAGGTCGGTTGCGCTCATCCAGGATACCAGCACCTGCCACGT CCTCTGCTCCAGCAGTTCAAACAGCTGAAGAATCAG TCACACGGACTCAGGCTCGACAGACGTGTATGTTCGAAGGCTCTGCGTCTGGTCTCGCACCATTTAcatccacagagtcccctccgACAAACCCAGAGACCATTCGTCCTGATCTCGCCCCTTCGTCAGAACGCTCAAGCTCTG AAAATCCTAATCAACGGCGCAAAAAGAATACTACCAAACCGGCCCTGACGCTACCATTTGCTCGCGAGGCCATGAAGGAAAATAGCGAACCTGAGAAGATgcctcctccgccgcctccaGCCATAG GCAGAAGAAAGTCTGTGGCTCCACAGGAAttaaacaaaggcaacaaaagACTGTCGTGTGTCGCAAAACCCCCTGACATGCAGACCAAGAGGGGAAAG TTTGGAGAAGCTTCTCGACCAAATCAGAAATTCTACGAGATGATCCAAGATTTCAGAGAGACCTTGGAAGTAACCCCCATGTCAGCCAGTGACCTG ATTGAGCCTCGTaggatttgtgtgtgcgttcggAAGCGGCCCCTTAACAAGCAAG AGGTTAATAAGAAGGAGATCGACGTGGTGTCTGTTCCTGGGAAAGGTGTGTTGCTGGTCCATGAGCCAAAGCACAAAGTGGACCTCACCAAGTACTTGGACAATCAGGTCTTCTACTTCGACTACTCCTTTGATGAGACGAGCACCAATGACATGGTCTACAG GTTCACAGCGAAACCTTTGGTGCAGTCCATTTTCGAAGGTTCTATGGCAACGTGTTTTGCCTATGGCCAAACGGGAAGTGGTAAAACTCAT ACGATGGGAGGTGACTTCACAgggaagcagcaaaacagcgcTAAAGGAATCTATGCCTTGGCAG CCCAGGATGTTTTTACCTATCTCAATCACAGGAAGTATGCTAATCTGGATCTCTCCGCTTACGTCAGCTTCTTTGAGATCTACAATGGcaaa GTGTATGACCTGCTGAATAAAAAAGCCAAGCTTCGTGTTCTGGAGGATGACCGGCAGCAGGTTCAGGTGGTTGGCCTGGAGGAGGTCTGCGTGTCCTCCGCAGAAGAGGTCATCAAGATGATCCAGATGGGCAGCGCATGCAG aACTTCAGGCCAGACCTCAGCCAACGCCAACTCATCCCGCTCTCATGCCGTCCTCCAGATTGTGCTACGACGCAACAACCGTGCTACCACGCTGCACGGCAAATTTTCACTGGTTGATTTGGCTGGCAATGAGCGGGGCACAGATGTCAGCAGCAATGACCGCAGCACTTTGGTGGAGACTGCAGAGATCAACCGTAGCCTGCTGGCTCTCAAG GAGTGTATCCGTTCACTGGGAAAGAACAGCGATCACATTCCTTTCCGGATGAGCACTTTAACCAAAGTCCTGCGGGATTCCTTCATTGGAGAGAACTCCAAGACCTGCATG ATTGCCATGCTCTCTCCAGGCATGGCTTCATGTGAATACACAATGAATACACTACGATATGCTGACAG AGTGAAGGAATTGAATGGCAGTTCCAAAACCAGTGGAGCACCTAAAGCACAGGAGCAACTCAGTAGCTCCTCAGATGAG GAGTCTGTGGATACCAGTGTGTATGACACCATATCTCAGGTGGCTGAGCTGGAAGAGAACGTTTATGCACAGCTAAAG AGGTCAGGTGAGCTGGCTAATGCAATGGACCAAACCTCGTACAACATCGAGACAGGGCTTCCAGAGCTGCTGGATCACTCGCGGAAGTTGCTGG ACACAGTTCTGGCTTTGCAGGAGCGAATGATGAGGCTCGACCACTAA
- the kif2c gene encoding kinesin-like protein KIF2C isoform X2 produces the protein MATSLSRLLVGLSVQISRSDGRVHLATVKSVDSVKSTVMVEWQERDIGRGKEVELSELCILNPELLDHINAANNKAADPPPPVQDKKYEGRLRSSRIPAPATFTRTQARQTCMFEGSASGLAPFTSTESPPTNPETIRPDLAPSSERSSSENPNQRRKKNTTKPALTLPFAREAMKENSEPEKMPPPPPPAIGRRKSVAPQELNKGNKRLSCVAKPPDMQTKRGKFGEASRPNQKFYEMIQDFRETLEVTPMSASDLIEPRRICVCVRKRPLNKQEVNKKEIDVVSVPGKGVLLVHEPKHKVDLTKYLDNQVFYFDYSFDETSTNDMVYRFTAKPLVQSIFEGSMATCFAYGQTGSGKTHTMGGDFTGKQQNSAKGIYALAAQDVFTYLNHRKYANLDLSAYVSFFEIYNGKVYDLLNKKAKLRVLEDDRQQVQVVGLEEVCVSSAEEVIKMIQMGSACRTSGQTSANANSSRSHAVLQIVLRRNNRATTLHGKFSLVDLAGNERGTDVSSNDRSTLVETAEINRSLLALKECIRSLGKNSDHIPFRMSTLTKVLRDSFIGENSKTCMIAMLSPGMASCEYTMNTLRYADRVKELNGSSKTSGAPKAQEQLSSSSDEESVDTSVYDTISQVAELEENVYAQLKRSGELANAMDQTSYNIETGLPELLDHSRKLLDTVLALQERMMRLDH, from the exons ATGGCAACCAGTCTGTCCAGACTTCTGGTTGGACTTTCTGTCCAGATAAGTCGCAGTGATG GTCGAGTCCATTTGGCCACAGTGAAATCCGTCGATTCTGTAAAGTCTACGGTTATGGTGGAGTGGCAGGAGAGGGACATAGGCAGAGGAAAGGAG GTTGAATTGTCGGAGTTGTGTATACTCAATCCGGAGCTTTTGGATCATATAAATGCAGCCAATAATAAAGCTGCAGACCCACCCCCTCCTGTCCAAGACAAG AAGTATGAAGGTCGGTTGCGCTCATCCAGGATACCAGCACCTGCCACGT TCACACGGACTCAGGCTCGACAGACGTGTATGTTCGAAGGCTCTGCGTCTGGTCTCGCACCATTTAcatccacagagtcccctccgACAAACCCAGAGACCATTCGTCCTGATCTCGCCCCTTCGTCAGAACGCTCAAGCTCTG AAAATCCTAATCAACGGCGCAAAAAGAATACTACCAAACCGGCCCTGACGCTACCATTTGCTCGCGAGGCCATGAAGGAAAATAGCGAACCTGAGAAGATgcctcctccgccgcctccaGCCATAG GCAGAAGAAAGTCTGTGGCTCCACAGGAAttaaacaaaggcaacaaaagACTGTCGTGTGTCGCAAAACCCCCTGACATGCAGACCAAGAGGGGAAAG TTTGGAGAAGCTTCTCGACCAAATCAGAAATTCTACGAGATGATCCAAGATTTCAGAGAGACCTTGGAAGTAACCCCCATGTCAGCCAGTGACCTG ATTGAGCCTCGTaggatttgtgtgtgcgttcggAAGCGGCCCCTTAACAAGCAAG AGGTTAATAAGAAGGAGATCGACGTGGTGTCTGTTCCTGGGAAAGGTGTGTTGCTGGTCCATGAGCCAAAGCACAAAGTGGACCTCACCAAGTACTTGGACAATCAGGTCTTCTACTTCGACTACTCCTTTGATGAGACGAGCACCAATGACATGGTCTACAG GTTCACAGCGAAACCTTTGGTGCAGTCCATTTTCGAAGGTTCTATGGCAACGTGTTTTGCCTATGGCCAAACGGGAAGTGGTAAAACTCAT ACGATGGGAGGTGACTTCACAgggaagcagcaaaacagcgcTAAAGGAATCTATGCCTTGGCAG CCCAGGATGTTTTTACCTATCTCAATCACAGGAAGTATGCTAATCTGGATCTCTCCGCTTACGTCAGCTTCTTTGAGATCTACAATGGcaaa GTGTATGACCTGCTGAATAAAAAAGCCAAGCTTCGTGTTCTGGAGGATGACCGGCAGCAGGTTCAGGTGGTTGGCCTGGAGGAGGTCTGCGTGTCCTCCGCAGAAGAGGTCATCAAGATGATCCAGATGGGCAGCGCATGCAG aACTTCAGGCCAGACCTCAGCCAACGCCAACTCATCCCGCTCTCATGCCGTCCTCCAGATTGTGCTACGACGCAACAACCGTGCTACCACGCTGCACGGCAAATTTTCACTGGTTGATTTGGCTGGCAATGAGCGGGGCACAGATGTCAGCAGCAATGACCGCAGCACTTTGGTGGAGACTGCAGAGATCAACCGTAGCCTGCTGGCTCTCAAG GAGTGTATCCGTTCACTGGGAAAGAACAGCGATCACATTCCTTTCCGGATGAGCACTTTAACCAAAGTCCTGCGGGATTCCTTCATTGGAGAGAACTCCAAGACCTGCATG ATTGCCATGCTCTCTCCAGGCATGGCTTCATGTGAATACACAATGAATACACTACGATATGCTGACAG AGTGAAGGAATTGAATGGCAGTTCCAAAACCAGTGGAGCACCTAAAGCACAGGAGCAACTCAGTAGCTCCTCAGATGAG GAGTCTGTGGATACCAGTGTGTATGACACCATATCTCAGGTGGCTGAGCTGGAAGAGAACGTTTATGCACAGCTAAAG AGGTCAGGTGAGCTGGCTAATGCAATGGACCAAACCTCGTACAACATCGAGACAGGGCTTCCAGAGCTGCTGGATCACTCGCGGAAGTTGCTGG ACACAGTTCTGGCTTTGCAGGAGCGAATGATGAGGCTCGACCACTAA
- the selenot1a gene encoding thioredoxin reductase-like selenoprotein T1a has translation MAMKWLRFSLLALGVFSLCCATSGDSSGVKKMKMQFATGPLLKFQICISUGYKRVFEEYTQALYQRYPDIRIEGENYLPVPLYRHIASFLSVFKLLVIGLIIIGKDPFALLGMQAPGIWEWGQGNKIYACMMVFFFSNMIENQLMSTGAFEITLNDVPVWSKLESGHLPSMQQLVQILDNEMKMNVHMNTRPHHHS, from the exons ATGGCCATGAAGTGGTTGCGTTTTTCGCTCCTCGCCCTGGGGGTTTTCTCGCTATGCTGCGCCACGTCTGGCGACAGCAGTGGCgtgaaaaagatgaagatgCAGTTCGCAACGGGGCCTCTTCTCAAATTTCAAATTTG CATTTCCTGAGGGTACAAGCGGGTGTTTGAGGAGTACACGCAGGCCTTGTACCAGCGGTACCCAGACATCCGCATCGAAGGGGAGAACTATCTTCCTGTACCCCTCTATCG acACATTGcttccttcctgtctgtgttcaaACTGCTGGTGATTGGGCTCATTATTATTGGCAAGGACCCTTTTGCCCTGCTTGGTATGCAAGCCCCAGGCATCTGGGAGTGGGGTCAGGGAAATAAG ATATATGCCTGCATGATGGTGTTCTTCTTCAGCAATATGATTGAAAACCAGTTAATGTCAACAGGAGCTTTTGAAATCACATTAAATG ATGTGCCAGTGTGGTCTAAGCTGGAGTCAGGACACCTTCCCTCCATGCAGCAACTTGTACAAATCCTGGACAACGAGATGAAGATGAACGTTCACATGAACACAAGACCGCACCACCACTCCTAA